The genomic region GTTTGTGTGTTGCTAGAGGTGACTGCGATGATGGGTATCAGTTATTATAATGCTTCCTATCGAAAACATAGGAAGTCAAAGGAAGAAATTCAGTCAGGTGTGTTAGGAAGAGAGTTTGCGTGGAAATGAGGTCAGAGGAGGGTTGGAGGGGAAGGTGTTTTTTTAACTGTATTGCAGGTTGCTCCTGGGCCTGGTTTGGCTTGCTTTGCGGTGGGCGAATTTTGGGTTTCGGAGGGCAGGCAGCCGCAGATCCGTCCACAGCGCCTGCCGTGCGTGTGCCAAGCGACAGGGGGCGAGCCAAATCAGTGTGGAGGGACAGGAAAACAAACTGATATCTACAGTCGCTCACTCACGCTCAATGTATACATAGTATCGCATTCATTAATATCAAATGTAGTAGATACGAGTGGGTTCTTCATTGATTCTTTGAGAGATCTATCAAGGTGGGCAGGAAGACAACGTTGATCCAGTAGTATCAGAATGAAGTTTCTCGATTATGCTGAGAAATAAGAATTAGTGAAGCAAAACACCACTACCACCACAGTACAGTCCATGATTGGCCAGGTTTATGCTTCCAAAAGTCCAGAGCTCCAGCACTGCATCTATCGTGCATAAGATAGCCGGTCGCCCCCGGCTGCAGTGGGATCTTGTCGAGCGGTAGTGGAGGGTAGCGGGGGGCTAAATGCCCAAAATTACAGGTGTCAATAAGCCAAGTCTGGGGTTTGCTCCTCCCCCACACTTTCACTAATCTTCCGGCATCGAGAGTCACGAGCTCGAAAAGCCATGTCTGACAATGGGAAAAGCTAACTACACAAAGAACCTTCAAAACAAGTAAAACTCACCGCTTCTCTCAGTTCAATCATGCAGAATAAGGCTGACATGAACGCCAGGATCGATCGGACAAAGCATATCACTATTGATGTTCTGATCATCGCTGTTCTCCGATGTTAATGAAATGGTGGGTGAAGGTCTTTACCTTATTTACCCCGAAGTGCCAGAGGGGGCCTCTCATGGTTGCGTTGCATTCCATCAAGCGGCGAAAATTGTCGCCCAATATTGGATCAAAATTCACCGTGCACTCCGGACAGGGGGAGGattgccatcatcaacaatcagCCTCTGCTATCATCACTACGGACCGACGGAGCCTGTTTTTCAGGTTCGCCGGCCTCTGGTCACTAGAAACTCTCGTTAGGGCGTCCAGTTTGTCCGTCTGCCCTATCGCCTGGTCTTACCAGTAGTTTGCATGTATACTCATTCTCATGTACGTCATTGTGAATGACATTCTTCTTAGTATCCTGTGTTAGACTCCTGACTAAATCACAACCATCATGATTATTTAAACAACTCCCATCCGAGTACATCCGATTTCGGGCCACATGATCAAACTTCTGATACAATGAATTGACTCCGTATTATCCAGGGTATCGGCCCTGTCGATACTTGCAGCTTTTGACGCATGCAACCCTCCATAGAACTGGTCGAGTAGGATTCCCCGCACTGTCGACGCGTGAGCTTCCAAGCCCATAGGGAGACTTGTGTGAGCCTATCTTTAGGAACGGATTCATCCTCAATCCATGATACTCTATGGATGAGGATCATAAGAAAAGCCAGAGTAGTTGTTGAGAGTCATAAAACCTTTCAGCAAGTCATGTTAATATATACGGTTCATGCGGAGTATATTCAAGATTCGTCCCAAGCCCCAATGCAGATCATCAATAATACCCAGGTTCAACAGGCATTTTCAGTCTTCAATCCGGAGCACAATCCCGACTTTCCCATTCATACGGTAAGTTGGCTAGATTCCCTATGCTACTATAGGGTTGGTACAAGGTGGAGCTGACATCCAattcattctcatcctcgaGGCGCCCCTATGGTCGATCTGGGGATTATCATTTTCCAGCCACCAAGAACCCCGAGAGTCCTCCGAACTTCAAGCGTAAGGGCTTTACTACGTAGACTACTTTCCACCCAGGCCATAGACCAGGAATTTAGGGAAACACTCGAAAAGGCATGCTTCAGGACTGATGTCATTCGTCTCGACTGCGATGTTGGCCCCTTGCTTTCATTTGTTTTGACAGCGGATCGTGGCACCGGTCCACCGATTCTTCAGACCCACCCCCGCATACCCCATAGCCTCGAGATCCGGCCCCAGATCTACAAGTATGCCCCAGTTCGGGTTTGCAAAGCTGTTCTAGACTGAGGGCCTGAATGAGACGACCCAACTTCTGATAAGTTCCTTAGGCTGTCGTATGTCTCATGTGGCTCTTCGCTGGGGATGATCAGCTGGGGTCAAAGAAAGCAAGACTCTGGTACTTAATATTTACACCATGATTAAAGAATACAATATTTAATCCGCAATAGCCCTACCCTCTAGGCCTTAGGAATAGTGTTTCCACTACAAGCTATAGACTATGAACAAGGATTCACCTCTCACAGGTTGTCTATAACTAACCATCTATTTAACCTTTTCGTACACGATTAGAGATATCATTAAATACTGTACCATTTATTAAGATGATTGACTTTACGCTGTTTTATTGGAGACAAACATCATCTTCCATGTTATGGATGTCTGGCTGTGAAAACCGGCAAGACTACCAAGGCTTATCAACCCCCCTTTTTTTGAACTACGAGACTCAGCTCAAATTCTACAACCGACTTTCATAAGCAAGATTCTACAAGATTTGATGATGTCACTGACCCAAAATGTCTGTAAGATATGACAATTCAGTCTTTCATCTTTGGAATTTGAGGGCATGTCGGTTGGTACTCTTCGATGCTTACATAAACAAATTCCCTCTGGTGCTTTACCAGATGCCACCTTTTTACTACatctatattataatatttataaagaGATTATGCTAAACTTTCGTAAACTTAGTAGGGATAATTCTAGAATTCCCTAAAGTGTTATAAATCTATAATTAAACTTCACAAGATTAGTAGAAGCCTGACGGTAACCATATCCTCATTGAGTTAATTCATAATTGTATTCAAAGTTTCTTCAAAGAGAACTATTCATAGGTCATCTCAACACGCCAATCCCATAGTTTGAGGGTTCTTCCTGCCTGATATCCATAAGTGTCATTAAACCCAATCTTTTATTTCCTTGCGCAACCATCTCAGGCCTTCTCGATTCGACACACGAGATCAGAACCATCAACAGAATCACCCTCACGGACTTGAAGGTTTGAAACCTTTCCGCTATGAGGCGCGGATATGCtcatttccatcttcatGGCAGAAAGAATGGCAATAGGGtcacccttcttgacctcagAGCCCTCGTGGACACGGAGCTCAACCAGGACACCAGACATAGGCGCGCCGACCTGGCTCGAGTCATTAGCATCGGCCTTAGGTCGGCTAAtgttctcaacagcagccttcttgtcaacaacggTGACTTGTCGAACCTCTCCGTTCATCTCGAAGAAGACCTCGCGCTGACCGGTGTTCTCGGACAGGGGACCGACAGCAAGGAGCTTCAGAATCAGCACCTTGCCCTTCTCGAGCTCAACGTTGAACTCTTCGCCGATCTCAGGGCGAGACAGGAAGTATCGAGTAGGTAGGACGGAAAGGTCACCGTACTGCTGAACGAACTTCTTGTAATCCTCAAAGACCTTGGGGTACATGACATAGGACGCCACATCGCATTCGGTGACTGGAGCGCCATACTTCTTGCCGAGCTCACGCTTTGTCTTGACGAAGTCGACGGGGTCGAGGAAAAGACCAGGTCGCTTATCGAGCTTGCGACGGCCGCGAAGGGCATCAGTTCGTAAAGGCTCCGGGAATCCGCCATAAGGCTGTCCCATCAGGCCCTCAAGGAACTCCAACACGGAGCCGGGGAAATCGAGTTGAGAGGCCTTAGCCTTCACATCCTCGGGGGACAGGCCGTTGGAGACCATGAACTGGGCAAGATCACCGACAACCTTGGATGTAGGAGTGACCTTGACAATGTCACCGAGAAGCTCGTTGGCATGCTCGTAGGCCTTCTTAGTCTCAAGCCACTGTGATCCAAGACCTAGCTGAGAAGCCTGGAACATCATGTTGGTCAACTGACCACCGGGGATCTCGTGCTCGTAAACCTCGGGGTCGGGGCCAGCAAGATGGGCCTCGAAGGGAGAGTAAAGCAAACGAAGTTGCTGCCAGTAGACGTCGAGTGATCGAACGAGCTTGGGGTCCAGACCAGGGTCACACTCGCTGCCCTCAAGGGAAGCAatgatggcgttgatgctGGGCTGCGAAGTCATGCCAGACAGGCTGTCGGTGGCAGCATCGACAGCATCGGCGCCCGCCTTGGCGCAGGCGACCATTGAAGCCACGCCAGTACCGGCAGAGTCGTGTGTATGCACGTGGATGGGAAGGTCAGGGTACTTCTTTCGGATTGATCCGATCAGAAGTGTAGCCGCATGAGGCTTGAGCACACCAGCCATATCCTTGATACCCAAGATATCGATGTCAAGGGCGACCAACTTATCGGCAAGGTCGAGGTAGTACTCAAGATTGTATTTTTTGCCAGGGCGAAGCACTGTAAGGATGGTCAGTAGGTAAAAACCACGATGAGGAACAGGGTACTGTACTATCACCCGAGTAGGAAATCGTTCCCTCGGCAACTCCGCCAGCCTTTTGAACAGCTTTGATTCCAACCTCGAGTTGGTTGATATCGTTTAGGGCATCAAAGACACGGAAGATATCGACAccgttcttcttggcctggtcGACGAAGTGATCGATAGCGTTATCAGGCAGAGAGGAGTAAGCAACACCGTTAGCACCACGGAGAAGCATCTGGAAAGGAATGTTGGGAACCAGCTTTCGCATCTTTCGGAGCCGGTCCCAGGGGTCCTCGTAGAGGAATCGCATAGCAACATCAAAGGTGGCACCACCCCAGCACTCAAGGGAGTACAAGTTGGAGAGCGCATGGCTAGTTTCCTTGGCAATACCGAGCAAGTCGACGGTACGAACACGAGTAGCCAGAAGTGATTGATGGGCGTCTCTCCAAGTCGTGTCCATGAGCAGAGTACCCTTGTACTCGCGGACAGCCTTCGCGAAAGCCTTGGGTCCCTGCTCGAGAATGATGTTTCGCCATCCCTTGGTGCAGGGTGTGGAAGTATCAATCTTCTCTCCGGCGGAGTTGATAAGCTCAGGAACCTGGATTTCACCCTTGAACTTGGGCTCGCCGATTTGACCCTTAATGCTGCTACCGTTGACGGCAACGTCACCGAGGTAGGCAAGCAGCTTCTGGGCGCGGTTCTGGCTGCCAATGAGATCAAAGAGTTGAGGGGTATCGTCGATGAAAGTGGTCCAGCAGTTTCCATCAATAAAGGTAGGGTGAGTAAGGAGGGAGGCAAGGAAAGGAATGTTGGTTCGGACTCCTCGAATACGGAACTCAATCAAGGCTCGGAGAACCTTTCTACGAGCGATTTCGTAGGTAGAACCGTGACAAGTACACTTTGTAAGCATAGAGTCATAGTGGGGAGTGATAACAGCACCGGCGAAACCGTTGCCAGTATCCAGACGGACACCGTTACCGCCAGATGATCGGTAAACCTCGATCTTCCCAGTGTCAGGTGAAAAACCCTTAGCAGGGTCCTCAGTTGTGATTCGGCACTGGATAGCAAAACCACGGGTCGAGATGCGATCCTGGGTGAGGCCAAGCTGGTTCAATGTGGCGCCAGCAGCGATCTGAATCTGGGCGGCAA from Fusarium oxysporum Fo47 chromosome III, complete sequence harbors:
- a CDS encoding carbamoyl-phosphate synthase L chain, ATP binding domain-containing protein, with translation MHRQKADEAYVIGKRGQYTPVGAYLAGDEIIKIAVEHGVQMIHPGYGFLSENAEFARSVEKAGLIFVGPSPDVIDSLGDKVSARKLANAANVPVVPGTQGAVERYEEVKDFTDKYGFPIIIKAAFGGGGRGMRVVREQESLKESFERATSEAKTAFGNGTVFVERFLDKPKHIEVQLLGDNHGNIVHLYERDCSVQRRHQKVVEIAPAKDLPAEVRDNILADAVRLAKTAGYRNAGTAEFLVDQQNRYYFIEINPRIQVEHTITEEITGIDIVAAQIQIAAGATLNQLGLTQDRISTRGFAIQCRITTEDPAKGFSPDTGKIEVYRSSGGNGVRLDTGNGFAGAVITPHYDSMLTKCTCHGSTYEIARRKVLRALIEFRIRGVRTNIPFLASLLTHPTFIDGNCWTTFIDDTPQLFDLIGSQNRAQKLLAYLGDVAVNGSSIKGQIGEPKFKGEIQVPELINSAGEKIDTSTPCTKGWRNIILEQGPKAFAKAVREYKGTLLMDTTWRDAHQSLLATRVRTVDLLGIAKETSHALSNLYSLECWGGATFDVAMRFLYEDPWDRLRKMRKLVPNIPFQMLLRGANGVAYSSLPDNAIDHFVDQAKKNGVDIFRVFDALNDINQLEVGIKAVQKAGGVAEGTISYSGDMLRPGKKYNLEYYLDLADKLVALDIDILGIKDMAGVLKPHAATLLIGSIRKKYPDLPIHVHTHDSAGTGVASMVACAKAGADAVDAATDSLSGMTSQPSINAIIASLEGSECDPGLDPKLVRSLDVYWQQLRLLYSPFEAHLAGPDPEVYEHEIPGGQLTNMMFQASQLGLGSQWLETKKAYEHANELLGDIVKVTPTSKVVGDLAQFMVSNGLSPEDVKAKASQLDFPGSVLEFLEGLMGQPYGGFPEPLRTDALRGRRKLDKRPGLFLDPVDFVKTKRELGKKYGAPVTECDVASYVMYPKVFEDYKKFVQQYGDLSVLPTRYFLSRPEIGEEFNVELEKGKVLILKLLAVGPLSENTGQREVFFEMNGEVRQVTVVDKKAAVENISRPKADANDSSQVGAPMSGVLVELRVHEGSEVKKGDPIAILSAMKMEMSISAPHSGKVSNLQVREGDSVDGSDLVCRIEKA